A DNA window from Betta splendens chromosome 6, fBetSpl5.4, whole genome shotgun sequence contains the following coding sequences:
- the LOC114857404 gene encoding genetic suppressor element 1-like isoform X4 — protein sequence MNHESNKSPSSGMISTATRTTATVSPLSPLTNGNAVAQSTNSGFAAALRKLAKQAEDPRGSALSGESSPVSSPPTSHSSPVTTPKRGSLGPLPGPTRGHGVPSTPPVVTIAPTKTSNGLWRSDGRQVEPGVQGLRERSGAENTQPQLDKRTPPVPSPRTLTHPFGLTSTSVMQDPRIQSLNLPGQMHPVVPSGAIPEEYLRALRPFATADDLRLTSLPLSLDPTAAHAAATAAYYHPAYLHYPLSLQRMEESLCLSALRSQFYSVPAGGAFPPLHPSALHLHLPGGRYPGELNHTALAERLQMENELRQREREQEREREKEREREARLEREREREEERERELDRQKERQRERQQQMVRAVESHYLAELQARRAPPEDRARPGERLTPNRLDKAKDSELPGFQAPKPLPLQPGLHSFRGSVPHPVPSLVPSHLGKHHASAGGIHGALAATVMPQRSSEEAWLARQRGQGQGRESPLELGLRSPGKGGESRRDSHRTNPVHHTSSSKDVHHSFGAPPPLISPKGPHHPPAPPTTLWNPVSLVDPPGDSHRKFNPSTPPSRPPPGLTRADRPPQSWGEKLEEGSRRRAEGSERYAPARAAGLAEPWSRPELERAAPHSLHHRHHVNSFAQKPCAPLSVPGTAADPGARRQASPPPPARERPSQAADSMLVYDEVLQQHRRLLSKLDLEEKRKREAREGGYYYDLDESYDESDEEEVKAHLRRVSEQPPLKLDTSSEKVDFLRLCGLTTAAHRDELLVQKRRKRRRMMRERSPSPAATRGKRKAPSPTPTAPLSTPYSAEQMDSAPELEEKKGFLHMFHLSHVSPQQRRNKRRTEELLKAIQRKTVTLDTLRYNALPPCKSPPAPSAGDSSSGPLLCQSNGHLYPDSPSPSPPYLHKPKHPPSDTFKPYVDAPLPRVPPPLAPHPEKADLMEVQPNRKLQNGVVAAPPQEKDPGPVQNGRNRPWERFTPEAFAQHFHQAVLQSTHGTLQSRGVSGVPEPGMKTGHSLPHNLSQPKSSNLSHAPQGAYVNGHRLSSSGAGQDPAAAPLQEGVSEEDEDASCQEEEDDEETEEAPRKWRGIEAVFEAYHEYVDEWSVERQVLHTQCKRLEAQNYNLTRTAEQLSLTMGELVSQRQKVREERERLQAQLEHFRRCLTLPTIHWGRGPVNGHTLR from the exons ATGAACCATGAGTCCAATAAGTCCCCGTCATCAGGAATGATCTCCACGGCAACCCGCACCACGGCTACCGTCAGTCCCCTCAGCCCGCTGACCAATGGGAATGCAGTTGCTCAGTCTACAAACTCCGGATTCGCTGCTGCCCTGCGCAAACTGGCCAAACAGGCCGAGGATCCCAGAG gttctgCCCTCAGTGGTGAGTCGTCTCCAGTCTCCTCGCCGCCCACCAGCCACAGCTCCCCGGTCACCACCCCCAAGCGGGGCTCCTTAGGGCCCCTCCCGGGCCCGACCCGAGGCCACGGTGTGCCCAGCACCCCGCCGGTCGTCACCATTGCCCCCACCAAGACCAGCAACGGCCTGTGGAGGTCCGACGGGCGACAG GTGGAGCCAGGTGTTCAGGGACTCAGGGAGCGGTCCGGTGCTGAGAACACGCAGCCACAGCTGGATAAGAGGACGCCGCCGGTCCCCTCGCCTCGCACGCTGACTCACCCGTTTGGCCTCACTTCCACCTCCGTCATGCAAGACCCTAGAATACAGAGCCTTAA TTTACCGGGGCAGATGCACCCGGTGGTTCCCTCAGGTGCCATCCCAGAGGAGTACCTGAGAGCCCTCCGGCCCTTTGCCACAGCCGACGACCTCCGTTTGACCTCTCTGCCGCTAAGTCTGGATCCCACTGCTGCTCAcgctgctgccactgctgcttACTATCATCCTGCCTACCTGCACTACCCACTGTCCTTACAAAG GATGGAGGAGTCGCTATGTCTTTCTGCACTGCGGTCGCAGTTTTACTCGgtgcctgcagggggcgcctTCCCTCCGCTCCACCCTTCTGCCCTCCACTTGCACCTGCCCGGAGGCCGCTACCCTGGAGAGCTGAACCACACAGCGCTGGCTGAGAG GCTACAGATGGAGAACGAGCTCCGCCAGCGCGAGCGAGAGCAGGAGCGTGAAcgagagaaagaaagggagcGCGAGGCCAGGCTGGAGCGAgagcgggagagggaggaggagagggagagggagctggacagacagaaggagagacagagggagagacagcagcagatggtgaGAGCGGTGGAGAGCCACTAcctggctgagctgcaggctcGCAGGGCTCCACCGGAGGACAGGGCCAGGCCAGGGGAGAGGCTGACCCCAAACAGGCTGG ATAAAGCCAAGGATTCAGAGCTTCCTGGTTTCCAAGCACCTAAACCTCTGCCCTTGCAGCCTGGTCTTCACTCCTTCAGGGGCTCTGTCCCGCACCCGGTGCCAAGCCTGGTGCCGTCTCACCTGGGGAAGCACCATGCCTCTGCTGGGGGCATTCACGGAGCTCTGGCCGCCACCGTCATGCCTCAGAGGAGCAGCGAAGAGGCTTGGTTGGCGCGACAGCGTGGCCAAGGGCAGGGGAGAGAGAGTCCGCTGGAGCTGGGCCTCAGGTCGCCTGGGAAAGGCGGGGAGTCGAGGAGAGATAGTCACAG AACCAATCCAGTCCATCACACCTCCAGCAGCAAAGATGTACACCACTCATTCGGCGCTCCACCCCCCCTTATCTCCCCAAAAGGTCCCCATCATCCCCCGGCCCCCCCAACTACACTGTGGAACCCTGTTTCCCTTGTTGACCCACCTGGAGATTCTCATCGTAAATTTAATCCTTCTACGCCGCCGAGTCGGCCGCCTCCCGGGCTGACCCGCGCCGACAGACCTCCGCAGAGCTGgggggagaagctggaggagggcaGCCGGAGGAGGGCAGAGGGCTCGGAGCGGTACGCTCCGGCGAGGGCGGCCGGCTTAGCGGAGCCCTGGAGCAGGCCCGAGCTGGAGCGGGCCGCCCCCCACAGCCTTCACCACAGGCATCATGTCAACAGTTTTGCCCAGAAGCCCTGCGCGCCCCTGTCCGTTCCCGGCACCGCCGCTGATCCGGGGGCCCGGCGCCAAGCGTCGCCTCCGCCCCCAGCGAGGGAGCGGCCCAGTCAGGCCGCTGACAGTATGCTGGTGTACGACGaggtcctccagcagcaccgcCGGCTGCTCAGCAAGCTcgacctggaggagaagaggaagagggaggccagagagggag GTTATTATTATGACCTGGACGAGTCGTATGATGAGAGTGACGAGGAGGAGGTCAAAGCCCATTTGAGGAGAGTGAGCGAACAGCCCCCGCTCAAACTGGACACGTCCTCCGAG AAAGTCGATTTCCTGCGACTGTGCGGCCTGACCACGGCGGCGCACCGCGACGAGCTCCTGgtgcagaagaggaggaagaggaggaggatgatgcgAGAGCGCAGCCCGTCGCCCGCTGCCACGCGGGGCAAAAGAAAGGCGCCCTCGCCGACACCTACAGCTCCCCTAAGTACCCCGTACTCGGCCGAGCAGATGGACAGCGCCCccgagctggaggagaaaaaaggctTCCTCCATATGTTCCACCTCTCCCATGTCAGCCCACAGCAGAGAAGAA ATAAgcggaggacagaggagctgctgaaggccaTCCAGAGGAAGACTGTGACGCTAGACACGCTGAGATACAATGCTTTACCTCCATGTAAAagccctcctgctccctcagctg GCGACTCGTCCTCGGGGCCTCTGCTGTGTCAGTCAAACGGCCACCTGTACCCAGACTCCCCCAGCCCCTCGCCTCCTTACTTACACAAACCCAAGCACCCCCCCAGCGACACATTCAAACCCTACGTGGACGCCCCGTTGCCCCGCGTGCCTCCCCCCTTGGCCCCGCATCCCGAAAAAGCTGACCTCATGGAGGTTCAGCCCAACCGCAAGCTCCAGAATGGCGTCgtggcagctcctcctcaggaAAAGGATCCCGGCCCGGTTCAGAACGGGCGGAATCGGCCCTGGGAGAGGTTCACGCCCGAGGCCTTTGCTCAGCACTTCCACCAGGCAGTGCTGCAGTCCACACACGGCAccctgcagagcagag GGGTCTCAGGTGTCCCTGAGCCTGGCATGAAGACCGGCCACTCGCTGCCTCACAACCTCTCTCAGCCCAAAAGCTCAAACCTCAGCCACGCTCCTCAAGGCGCGTACGTAAACGGCCACCGCCTGAGTTCTTCTGGTGCCGGTCAGGacccggcggcggcgccgctgcaggaAGGTGTgtccgaggaggacgaggacgcgtcctgtcaggaggaggaggatgacgaggagacagaggaagctCCCAGGAAGTGGAGGGGGATCGAAGCCGTGTTTGAGGCTTACCACGAGTATGTGGACG aGTGGAGTGTAGAGAGGCAGGTTCTTCACACTCAGTGTAAAAGACTTGAAGCACAGAACTATAATCTAACCAGAACTGCAGAGCAGCTCTCTCTCACCATGGGG GAGCTGGTGAGTCAGCGGCAgaaagtgagggaggagagggagcggctGCAGGCCCAGCTCGAGCACTTCAGGAGGTGTCTGACACTACCCACCATTCACTGGGGCCGGGGGCCGGTCAACGGGCACACGCTCAGGTGA
- the LOC114857404 gene encoding genetic suppressor element 1-like isoform X5, with product MGMQLLSLQTPDSLLPCANWPNRPRIPEVEPGVQGLRERSGAENTQPQLDKRTPPVPSPRTLTHPFGLTSTSVMQDPRIQSLNLPGQMHPVVPSGAIPEEYLRALRPFATADDLRLTSLPLSLDPTAAHAAATAAYYHPAYLHYPLSLQRMEESLCLSALRSQFYSVPAGGAFPPLHPSALHLHLPGGRYPGELNHTALAERLQMENELRQREREQEREREKEREREARLEREREREEERERELDRQKERQRERQQQMVRAVESHYLAELQARRAPPEDRARPGERLTPNRLDKAKDSELPGFQAPKPLPLQPGLHSFRGSVPHPVPSLVPSHLGKHHASAGGIHGALAATVMPQRSSEEAWLARQRGQGQGRESPLELGLRSPGKGGESRRDSHRTNPVHHTSSSKDVHHSFGAPPPLISPKGPHHPPAPPTTLWNPVSLVDPPGDSHRKFNPSTPPSRPPPGLTRADRPPQSWGEKLEEGSRRRAEGSERYAPARAAGLAEPWSRPELERAAPHSLHHRHHVNSFAQKPCAPLSVPGTAADPGARRQASPPPPARERPSQAADSMLVYDEVLQQHRRLLSKLDLEEKRKREAREGGYYYDLDESYDESDEEEVKAHLRRVSEQPPLKLDTSSEKVDFLRLCGLTTAAHRDELLVQKRRKRRRMMRERSPSPAATRGKRKAPSPTPTAPLSTPYSAEQMDSAPELEEKKGFLHMFHLSHVSPQQRRNKRRTEELLKAIQRKTVTLDTLRYNALPPCKSPPAPSAGDSSSGPLLCQSNGHLYPDSPSPSPPYLHKPKHPPSDTFKPYVDAPLPRVPPPLAPHPEKADLMEVQPNRKLQNGVVAAPPQEKDPGPVQNGRNRPWERFTPEAFAQHFHQAVLQSTHGTLQSRGVSGVPEPGMKTGHSLPHNLSQPKSSNLSHAPQGAYVNGHRLSSSGAGQDPAAAPLQEGVSEEDEDASCQEEEDDEETEEAPRKWRGIEAVFEAYHEYVDEWSVERQVLHTQCKRLEAQNYNLTRTAEQLSLTMGELVSQRQKVREERERLQAQLEHFRRCLTLPTIHWGRGPVNGHTLR from the exons ATGGGAATGCAGTTGCTCAGTCTACAAACTCCGGATTCGCTGCTGCCCTGCGCAAACTGGCCAAACAGGCCGAGGATCCCAGAG GTGGAGCCAGGTGTTCAGGGACTCAGGGAGCGGTCCGGTGCTGAGAACACGCAGCCACAGCTGGATAAGAGGACGCCGCCGGTCCCCTCGCCTCGCACGCTGACTCACCCGTTTGGCCTCACTTCCACCTCCGTCATGCAAGACCCTAGAATACAGAGCCTTAA TTTACCGGGGCAGATGCACCCGGTGGTTCCCTCAGGTGCCATCCCAGAGGAGTACCTGAGAGCCCTCCGGCCCTTTGCCACAGCCGACGACCTCCGTTTGACCTCTCTGCCGCTAAGTCTGGATCCCACTGCTGCTCAcgctgctgccactgctgcttACTATCATCCTGCCTACCTGCACTACCCACTGTCCTTACAAAG GATGGAGGAGTCGCTATGTCTTTCTGCACTGCGGTCGCAGTTTTACTCGgtgcctgcagggggcgcctTCCCTCCGCTCCACCCTTCTGCCCTCCACTTGCACCTGCCCGGAGGCCGCTACCCTGGAGAGCTGAACCACACAGCGCTGGCTGAGAG GCTACAGATGGAGAACGAGCTCCGCCAGCGCGAGCGAGAGCAGGAGCGTGAAcgagagaaagaaagggagcGCGAGGCCAGGCTGGAGCGAgagcgggagagggaggaggagagggagagggagctggacagacagaaggagagacagagggagagacagcagcagatggtgaGAGCGGTGGAGAGCCACTAcctggctgagctgcaggctcGCAGGGCTCCACCGGAGGACAGGGCCAGGCCAGGGGAGAGGCTGACCCCAAACAGGCTGG ATAAAGCCAAGGATTCAGAGCTTCCTGGTTTCCAAGCACCTAAACCTCTGCCCTTGCAGCCTGGTCTTCACTCCTTCAGGGGCTCTGTCCCGCACCCGGTGCCAAGCCTGGTGCCGTCTCACCTGGGGAAGCACCATGCCTCTGCTGGGGGCATTCACGGAGCTCTGGCCGCCACCGTCATGCCTCAGAGGAGCAGCGAAGAGGCTTGGTTGGCGCGACAGCGTGGCCAAGGGCAGGGGAGAGAGAGTCCGCTGGAGCTGGGCCTCAGGTCGCCTGGGAAAGGCGGGGAGTCGAGGAGAGATAGTCACAG AACCAATCCAGTCCATCACACCTCCAGCAGCAAAGATGTACACCACTCATTCGGCGCTCCACCCCCCCTTATCTCCCCAAAAGGTCCCCATCATCCCCCGGCCCCCCCAACTACACTGTGGAACCCTGTTTCCCTTGTTGACCCACCTGGAGATTCTCATCGTAAATTTAATCCTTCTACGCCGCCGAGTCGGCCGCCTCCCGGGCTGACCCGCGCCGACAGACCTCCGCAGAGCTGgggggagaagctggaggagggcaGCCGGAGGAGGGCAGAGGGCTCGGAGCGGTACGCTCCGGCGAGGGCGGCCGGCTTAGCGGAGCCCTGGAGCAGGCCCGAGCTGGAGCGGGCCGCCCCCCACAGCCTTCACCACAGGCATCATGTCAACAGTTTTGCCCAGAAGCCCTGCGCGCCCCTGTCCGTTCCCGGCACCGCCGCTGATCCGGGGGCCCGGCGCCAAGCGTCGCCTCCGCCCCCAGCGAGGGAGCGGCCCAGTCAGGCCGCTGACAGTATGCTGGTGTACGACGaggtcctccagcagcaccgcCGGCTGCTCAGCAAGCTcgacctggaggagaagaggaagagggaggccagagagggag GTTATTATTATGACCTGGACGAGTCGTATGATGAGAGTGACGAGGAGGAGGTCAAAGCCCATTTGAGGAGAGTGAGCGAACAGCCCCCGCTCAAACTGGACACGTCCTCCGAG AAAGTCGATTTCCTGCGACTGTGCGGCCTGACCACGGCGGCGCACCGCGACGAGCTCCTGgtgcagaagaggaggaagaggaggaggatgatgcgAGAGCGCAGCCCGTCGCCCGCTGCCACGCGGGGCAAAAGAAAGGCGCCCTCGCCGACACCTACAGCTCCCCTAAGTACCCCGTACTCGGCCGAGCAGATGGACAGCGCCCccgagctggaggagaaaaaaggctTCCTCCATATGTTCCACCTCTCCCATGTCAGCCCACAGCAGAGAAGAA ATAAgcggaggacagaggagctgctgaaggccaTCCAGAGGAAGACTGTGACGCTAGACACGCTGAGATACAATGCTTTACCTCCATGTAAAagccctcctgctccctcagctg GCGACTCGTCCTCGGGGCCTCTGCTGTGTCAGTCAAACGGCCACCTGTACCCAGACTCCCCCAGCCCCTCGCCTCCTTACTTACACAAACCCAAGCACCCCCCCAGCGACACATTCAAACCCTACGTGGACGCCCCGTTGCCCCGCGTGCCTCCCCCCTTGGCCCCGCATCCCGAAAAAGCTGACCTCATGGAGGTTCAGCCCAACCGCAAGCTCCAGAATGGCGTCgtggcagctcctcctcaggaAAAGGATCCCGGCCCGGTTCAGAACGGGCGGAATCGGCCCTGGGAGAGGTTCACGCCCGAGGCCTTTGCTCAGCACTTCCACCAGGCAGTGCTGCAGTCCACACACGGCAccctgcagagcagag GGGTCTCAGGTGTCCCTGAGCCTGGCATGAAGACCGGCCACTCGCTGCCTCACAACCTCTCTCAGCCCAAAAGCTCAAACCTCAGCCACGCTCCTCAAGGCGCGTACGTAAACGGCCACCGCCTGAGTTCTTCTGGTGCCGGTCAGGacccggcggcggcgccgctgcaggaAGGTGTgtccgaggaggacgaggacgcgtcctgtcaggaggaggaggatgacgaggagacagaggaagctCCCAGGAAGTGGAGGGGGATCGAAGCCGTGTTTGAGGCTTACCACGAGTATGTGGACG aGTGGAGTGTAGAGAGGCAGGTTCTTCACACTCAGTGTAAAAGACTTGAAGCACAGAACTATAATCTAACCAGAACTGCAGAGCAGCTCTCTCTCACCATGGGG GAGCTGGTGAGTCAGCGGCAgaaagtgagggaggagagggagcggctGCAGGCCCAGCTCGAGCACTTCAGGAGGTGTCTGACACTACCCACCATTCACTGGGGCCGGGGGCCGGTCAACGGGCACACGCTCAGGTGA